The genomic stretch GCAATTGGATGAATACCTCAACCAATAGAATTTAATCTGCTTTCTGATTGGTAGAAGAAATGCTGTCAATCAAATCTTGAAATGCGAACATGGGAGGAGCTTAAACTCTTGACTGAAACAAGTGGTCAGTCGCATTAGAGCATCCTGGAGTAAAGAGCTCCTCGTCGTTACAAATATAGTAGGCTAATGCTGTTCAGAGACCCCCATCCCAGAGGGCACGCCTCCCTGGATAGCGTCATCATCGgtaaccctgtctgtgaaacccaagtctttttttgtaattttatgtttctacataaaatcatgcaaaataatgtaaagaacattttgtaagCATATAACcttaaaaacttttatattgATTAattaaggtcatgtcaaagtttGAACTCAGTTGGGAATTAGTAAAATCTAAATTAAAATCTTAATTAAATTATACGAGTTTAGCCAGGGTTTCATAGACAGGGTTACGTTATTCAAGGCTTATATTTTAGATATTGAATATACAGTAAGTATTACACACGTTAATGCAACTAACTAAAATATTGTAGTGGTATGTCATCGCAAAAGTCAAAATCGTTTTTGTTGTTCCGTTATTTCGTGGCTGCTTTTTGTCTTTTTGACAGTGATATTTATTGTATGTATAAATCATGTTGGAAGCCTCATATTGAGTGGCGCATGCGCCCTCCAGTGGATATCAACAATATTACACTGACgtcataaaatgtattttccttTTCTTGAATCCTTATAAAACTAAGATGCTGAGAAGTTTTTTagtaaaatcaaacatttttgtACTGTcgcataaaaaaaacaactgaTATTATTAACCGTAACTGCACCCCGTGAGTGCAAATGAATGACAATAAATATTATCTGTCTTATAATCTAGCTGTAATTCTAAAGACTGTGATTTTAAACGATAAAACCTGCTTTTAGAAACCCCAATGTGCGCAGACACTTCAGACAGGTCTTCCTCTCATGATGCGCCTTTAAGGATTTCCTCCCCCGGCTTTCCTGAACTGACCTCCTCCTTTGAAACCACTTCCTCCCTCTTCTCCCAATCGGCCATGTTTAATTTGTCTCATTCACGAAAAGTTATGTAAACAAAACAGTAAAGCCACGACTCTGAAGGCGACATCGCAGCCGATGCAATAGGTCGCCGAATTACACTGTGATCTTGTATGCGGATGCTTGTGTGAGGAATCTGATCATTAATCAGCAGCAGCAGTGGGAATAAAAGAATAGCGCGTGCACTGCGCGTGAGACATCGGCAGGTGGGCTTGGCATTTATCAAATTTAGCGTCAATATCATATAAAAGTCGTTCAAAATCTTAGCCTGCTTTATTCGTGAGTAAAGAAAGTTGGCAGTGGGAACTGATACGTCTTATAAGTAATTCATCCGTTTGCAACGATGCTGTGTTGCTAAGGTATTCAACTTCATGCGGCACTGCGCAGACCGATTGActaatgacatcaaagtaccgcgagagcgattcgaaatcaCAACTATGTAATGGCTATCGCGATACTTTTATATCATAGGCCTGTTGGTCTGCGCAGCGCTCCAGAAAGTAGAGCACGGCTACTCTTTTACGAAGGACTGTCATTCTCTCATGACAGGCGAACCATTGCCTTATAAATTTTATTTACCACAGAGAAAAGTAACAAGCTAGCAAACACACTTATATCTCGAGGAGAAGTCTTTAAAACATCTTATGTTGAACGTTTATAGTTTTTAGCATGTGTTATTTTGAAAGTCCCCACAAGTATTGTATTGTAATATAGTTTactactgtaatatattataatatttattatactTATGTATACTAATGGTAGTTAGTATTAACTATACTAAATTGATAAACTGCAGTatagtttatatttatattattttattgtagtAGGCCTATATAGTTTATACACTGTAGTATAGATTCTACAGTTTAGTAAATACTATACTACAGTACTTTTTTTACATGGGGGCTGATTGGTTATGAAACAATATAAATTTGAAAATTTTCTAATTATATTATCATATGTTTTAGAATATCTTGGTAAATGTTTCACAGAAAACCATGAGAAAAAAGCAGAATGTGAAAAATAGGAAAGCAGAAGAGACAACGATTGTTCAGGAGTTTGCAGTGGAAAAAATCATTCGCAGAAGAGTATACGAAGGAAGAGTTGAATACTATCTGAAGTGGAAAGGATTTACAGAGTGAGCATCCCAAAAGTTTTTATGTTGTCTGTGTGCTAGTTTTGCATATTATGAATACATTCCAGTGTATGAAAATCTTTTCTCAGTGCAGAGAATACCTGGGAGCCAGAAGACAACTTGGACTGTCCGGAATTGATCGAGGAGTTTCTCAGAAATCTATCTGTCACGGGAGAGTCGGAACCAGAAGGGTGTCAGTCTACAGACCTTGACGTCCAGCCCAAGCGAGAGTTGACTGAGATGGATGCTAATACGGTTGGAGTCTTTATTGTATACTATTCAGAtgcatgttatttttaatagtgTGTTAACTTGGTCAATTCCTCAGGATCAACTGTGCTACTGTTTCGAAAGCACATGATGGCACACATTTGCATTAATTAATTTAGcacatgcttttatccaaaacaacttaCAAATAGGGTAGAATAGTACACAAAAGCCAAGTTTAAGCCACAATTTACACTGTGTGCAGAAATATAAGGCAAGTGATGATTTTGACGATATCTTCAGTTTGTCCATACTTTCCAACTCAAAGCTGTATAAACTTAAATGCTGATTGGATTTAATGCATATCAGGTGATATGTGTTTGTGTTACGAGGTAGGGTGTGGCCGAAATAAACCAACACCCTATATCAAGGTGTGCATAATTATTAGGCACATTGTTTTCCTAAAGAAAAATGGGCCCAAAAAAGATTTAACTGACTTTAAAAAgtcaaaaattgtaaaaagtctTTTTTGAGTGAAAAGGGGATTCAGCACTCTTGAAATATCTAAGATTTTGGGGCATGATCACAGAACCATCAGATGGTTTGTTGCAAATAGTCAACAGGGTCGCAAGAAACCTCATAAAATATTAGCCTAATAATGGTGTACATCTAACTACTCTCTTAAGAAAGGCAAAAcctcacttttactacttaaatgttcaggtttgagggtttctTAACATTTTGGactgaccaagagcactgtacttgtaaaataacaaaagtaatcctcaaaaataccaCTTGCCTGATAATTCTGCACACAGTGTAAAATCTGTAATATGCTCCgaacacactgcaaactttcaggAGTGACAACCCCATTTAATTTGCGTCTACCGTGCCacgctaaacacctcattcgcgccgcgagacctccagacgcgcataAACGCTTtatattgacttaacattgaaatcactcacgcttgacgcctttaccgcggctggtgtaaacgcagcataaggtagcgtgtacaccaaagcgtttacgTCGGCGTATGTGTTCAGTTGTTTCCAAATGAAGGATGCCGCTTTTCAAAAATGCCAGCAGCTGGGGGGTTTTGTCTGCACTGAGTGCCGAGGGTTGAAACTTTTGGTGAAAatctcagctcgtcaatgtcacttctcacttggccctccaatcacagtggagaaaGGGCGAGAtgaatatcacaacaaccaacagGGGCAACGTTcaacaactgataaacaaagcagaagtatcgtAGCAACCAAAATCGCTCCgctgaaaaaagctggcaagcTACTACAGTCAGtgtctgtttgtcttttttttgccgcgtttaaatgctttggtgtacacAGGGGCGGAAATTTCATCTAAATGTTGGGggggacaataaacataaattttttcaagaacaatttttgaaggggacaccaataatacaggcaaaattgtacttgcaaggaaatgtgtacagatagaaaacgtttctctttctctatgaacggacgcaaatttaattttaatacacatgaatgcagaggtgaaaagagtaataaaatattctacttaagtaaaagtaaagttactttaataatattttacttaagtaaaagtaaagttactggtctaaaaatctactcaagtaaaaagtaagtcattttaagtttaaagtaaaagttacttttttacagcggggagaggtttcTAGTATAGATCACAAAGGAAGGatatatacatctcaaactatgtttttaattgtaaacatctctacaattaaagtgcaataacaaaagttaataaaataaaaagcttttttataactaagaaacatttatggaattatttaatgatttttacaggtgagttatgcacttttgaagcaaaaataatatgaggtcagcagctagtTTTGTAATTGAtatattgctggtaacatacattatgttATTAAACTACATacataaatgagcatataatgagatgagtgccatggctaTACACCATacatcctttacacgtttattGTATTCTAGCTCCCAGACCTGTACCTGATGtctttcaatctctctctcgcgctctctctctcacgctctctctctctgcaatgtctaatgatctgcgcattctcgaggacgttcttaagttgtttgacttgacgcgaagctgttAGACCttggaagataatgcgcatgtattcaaaacgcgtcgtgcaaattAGCGGTTAAAACCCGGTCGGCAATTCTCAAACTCCGTACTCAAGAGCATGAACCCTACCTGAATGAAACAATCCCTTTGCGTCAatggccaggggtttctttcgtaagaattgaattgagggtctgcattagcccgcgcctgtctcgtccctctccatggttctttttgcgcgttcccccgcccatcaatcaatcatccgaccgtggcgcgtctttatcaccttactttttttatttatttctactcagtaacggatatgatttaacatGTAGCGAAGTAgcctacaatactttaaacatacttaagtaaaagtaaagtacagattttaaaaactactcaaagtaaaagtacacaaaaaaactcagttacagcaaggtgagtaaatgtaatttgttacttttTCACCTCTGCCTCACCTCTGCATGAATgcataaaatgttttcttgatcgtttatctgcttctgttctcagaaaacgaaatatgttcatgttcatatgtcaaaatacttcagttttaaaacatatgaggaTAAACTGATAAGTGATGGGAAACGTTGTATTGTAGGTATATAGCTGATTAACGCGTCGGCTCCGTACACTTCTCTACCACCGGACTGTGTGTCGGTGGTGAGGTAAAAGGGGCGCGGGCAGTGGACCAAACCACTGTGGGGCAAGGGAGGgggaatcaaaatgtttaaaacgttttttgttgttgctccgtttgcatttgtattgtGTCACTTCTTACACaactattttaagtattataaatcattaaattattttcaatacacATATTTGAATATTTTAGGGGGGCCAACCCTCAGATAGGGGGGGTCCTGTCCCCCCCGACACCACcaccaccccccccccccggaTTTCCGCCCATGGGTGTACATGCCCCCTAAAAAgtgaagtgacaaccgaatttaTGTGCAGTGTGTACGAGTGTGTGTGCATTACATAACTTATCGATCAGACAATGCTAGGCCTTTAATTACTATTtgtttaacattatttaaaaaaaaaaaacttttgtttaaatgtaaagcTTTTCTATAAAATGTTTTCCTTGAAAAGaagcattaaaataatttttaaacacaTAAATAACAAATATGAATTACAGTGGATTGATTGTATAGCAGTCCATTTACAAAACTTAAATGTTTATTGCTCTTTGATACAGTATATATAATCTATCCCACTTGTCAGGCTTTATGATGTTCAATTTTTCTGTCTGGGACATGTAGGCTCACCAGCGGTCTCAGATGGAGCCCATTGAGAGAGGTAATGAGGAGGCTGATGATCACAGCTCTGAGATCCCTGCAGGTCAATCCAGCAACCCAGAACCAGACTGCATTATCGGATCCACAGACCGACAGGGAGAGCTCATGTTCCTCATTAAGTGGTAATATTTCTACAATGCAATATAATTAGAATTTAgtcatacagtactgtgcaaaagtcttaggcaaccaccagacttgttttaGAATTCCATATtcatttttcaatctattttattaacagaaaatacaggaaatgtgtacaaaatagaaaaatttcaggactaaatgtcgtCTTTAGGCGTCGTCGGTGtctagtgtgacctctcttggcactaaacacagggttcccacgagtccttgaaatcctccaaagtttgtgaatctggaggGAAAGTTTCAAGgacctgggaagtttttgaaaatatacatacatagatacaggtcattgaacgtgattgaatctattttatgcaagaagttttctggataatcataaaatttctagactttttaagcacacgtgctgaactgttcgctttaaatgcttatatcttctgtatgtgaatgttgattcataccaaaatatttttttgcatagttgtgtttgacacatgaaaatgtctcgggttacgtatgtaactgttgttccctgataagggaacgagacgctgtgtctccctttccatacttcctgcgtccctgtaacgcgtctttggcaatatttcagatagcaatatacttcctgactcccacgtcaccctgtcttggTTAAGCCtctcattggttgaatttgatgtacacagaggcacacttacccctggaggcgtccccaaagtgtcaccgcagtgacgcagcaccagttccctcgaaagggaacagTATCAACGTATCTTAAAAGGttacatgatgtaaccttgctctcacttgaaatgtgtccccacattttgtccttgaatttgagcGTATTGGctctggaaagtccttgaaaggtccttgaatttgaagttaacgaaggtgtgggaaccctgtaaacacatcttgagattttttgagcagaatgaaataaaaagactaatttctttaaaattagaaattagaatttaattttatttaggtttaagagatcctacagtttcctgctattgctcaagtggaagggtagtttaccctaaaaacttgacacttcagcttatatttttatacagtttttaatactacatacacatttcctgtattttctgaatGTATTCTATAAACATCAAATCTAGGTCTGGCATGGTggcttaagacttttgcacagtactgtatatttttttatttttttcaaatactcATACTTGGGCAGCGGGTAATATATATTGGGCTGTATTCCACTAGAGGAGTTCATTTCATGTCATCTTTCTTTGATACACAAAACAAGAGTTAAAAAAGAGGTCAAACGCGCCCTCACCACACAATGGCGGTCTGTAGAGTTTATAAAGCAGTTTATAATCCTTTACACCATATACGTTTATGTGTTTCTGTTacttttcatttgttttatttgtccaTTAATACTTGATGATTATTTCTTTATATCCTCTCAGGAAAAACACAGATGAGGTGGCTTTACTGTCGGCCAGGGAGGCCAGTAAAAGGTGGCCCCAGATGGTAATCGGCTTTTATGAGGACAAGCTGGCCTGGCACGCAGAAGAGGAgccgtgagagagagagaaatacgGAGCGGTGGATAATACCGTACCTCCTGGCAGCTTTAAACGCGGTCAAAACCGCAAACACTGTGGCAAACGTACCATATATTCATAGTCTGTGAAGTAGTCTCTTCATAGTCTCTTCCCAACACACTGAACCTTTAGAAATGTGACTTGAGTAGTGCAGTACTTGTACAAACCTGTGTGATGAAAATAGCATTGTGGATAAGTGGTTTATTAATCGACTATTGTAGAGAATTAGGTTCGTTGTGTGATGTACAACTTTTTGTCCTATTTGTAAGGACATGCTGTAACAGATGAGGCTTCACGTGGGACACTACAGTACTAACTGTATTATTAACCCCTGGTTACTTACTTATACTGTACTGTGATCTATAAGGGCATAGCTCATGCGGATATAAATGTGTAGATTTGCACTATATCATACTAGTATGTAGCCTGTACAATCACATTTTGTGAACATGGTGACGCATTTGTATGCCGGTTACTGTCACATTCACAGCAGTATATTTCATCCATTTGTCGTCTTGTTTCTGTATTCCTGTTGACTGTAAAGATCACTGTTAACATTTAAACCTAAGGGAGCTAT from Misgurnus anguillicaudatus chromosome 10, ASM2758022v2, whole genome shotgun sequence encodes the following:
- the cbx3b gene encoding chromobox protein homolog 3b, whose amino-acid sequence is MRKKQNVKNRKAEETTIVQEFAVEKIIRRRVYEGRVEYYLKWKGFTDAENTWEPEDNLDCPELIEEFLRNLSVTGESEPEGCQSTDLDVQPKRELTEMDANTAHQRSQMEPIERGNEEADDHSSEIPAGQSSNPEPDCIIGSTDRQGELMFLIKWKNTDEVALLSAREASKRWPQMVIGFYEDKLAWHAEEEP